Proteins from a genomic interval of Clostridium scatologenes:
- a CDS encoding GGDEF domain-containing protein yields the protein MIDIDDFKKCNDTFGHQYGDYVLKEISRIIKENLRKDDIIARYGGEEIIVYMFDMKNVNDIYRRMNYIRSVIEETAISYKNIQSNVTVSMGIGISSKTDTSLEKIIEKADQNLYKAKDLGKNRVVF from the coding sequence ATGATAGATATAGACGATTTTAAAAAATGTAATGATACATTTGGACATCAATATGGGGATTATGTTTTAAAAGAAATTTCTAGGATTATAAAAGAAAACCTTAGAAAAGATGATATTATAGCCCGATATGGTGGAGAAGAAATAATAGTGTATATGTTTGACATGAAGAATGTAAATGATATATACCGTAGAATGAATTATATAAGAAGTGTCATAGAAGAAACTGCAATAAGTTATAAAAATATACAGTCTAATGTCACTGTTTCTATGGGAATAGGTATAAGTAGTAAAACAGATACATCTTTAGAGAAAATTATAGAGAAAGCAGATCAAAATTTATATAAGGCTAAAGATCTAGGGAAAAATAGGGTGGTTTTTTAA
- a CDS encoding GAF domain-containing protein, translating into MLSLQDNYNQLKNDYESYQKMAEGIIQKQNAKIMELDKKLDMMSLIVEISEYINKGLGSSEIVSMINDIMIGILGVTYSSVYLVQNRKLRLKVSNLKDTNHHYPVKDFNEKILKLETSIFNDIENISEDKRVEIHSSIFMPIYLKNNILGAIVVEHNRYNYLTQEHIKLLTALSNHLAICLENNSLYNKIKQNSQIDGLTGLYNRNYFFPL; encoded by the coding sequence ATGTTATCATTACAAGATAATTATAATCAATTAAAGAATGATTATGAAAGCTACCAAAAGATGGCGGAAGGTATAATTCAAAAACAAAATGCTAAAATAATGGAGCTAGATAAAAAATTAGATATGATGTCTCTTATAGTAGAAATCAGTGAGTATATAAATAAGGGATTAGGCAGTAGTGAGATTGTTTCTATGATAAATGACATAATGATAGGTATTTTGGGAGTTACATATTCTAGCGTTTATTTAGTACAAAATAGAAAATTAAGATTAAAAGTTTCTAATTTGAAAGATACTAATCATCACTATCCAGTTAAAGATTTTAATGAAAAAATTTTAAAATTAGAAACTAGTATTTTTAATGATATTGAAAATATATCTGAAGATAAAAGAGTTGAAATACATTCTTCTATATTTATGCCAATCTATTTGAAAAACAATATTTTAGGTGCTATTGTAGTAGAACACAATAGGTATAATTATTTGACGCAAGAGCATATAAAACTTCTAACTGCCTTGAGTAATCATTTAGCTATATGTTTAGAAAATAATAGTCTTTATAATAAAATAAAACAAAATTCACAAATAGATGGATTAACTGGATTATATAATAGAAATTACTTTTTTCCATTGTAG
- a CDS encoding GerAB/ArcD/ProY family transporter, protein MNNKGIFLTENQLTYILVGSMIGSSVLTLPVDVVKDAQQDGWISCIFGLIYPIYMLFIANYLYKKCPKENILILSKKCFGKIIGTILNFIFVLFFLLILTEAASGIANILKIYMIFFLDKYKILMTIFLPAGFLAYKGIKPLGKANETIFYLTLVSFFIPIVALKDGMIINIMPVFGSGPVNMIKSTKETALAYSGMEVLFLIYPFLEENKSLKKCGLKSLLITGTVYTWFTFIAIYYLGIDVVPKFIWPVVTTTEALTLPIINSFRYIFIVMWTLIMIKIIANYYYSLTFGLNQIIKKIQRKDFIIIVYPIIFYISYKYENTIIRGAFASKIIPIYVLFNLSYVSLIAFLISVNNRKISIEK, encoded by the coding sequence ATGAATAATAAAGGTATTTTTTTAACTGAAAATCAATTGACTTATATATTAGTTGGAAGCATGATTGGCAGTTCAGTATTAACGTTACCTGTGGATGTTGTAAAAGATGCTCAGCAGGATGGATGGATATCTTGTATATTTGGTTTAATATATCCTATATATATGCTCTTTATTGCAAACTATTTGTATAAAAAATGCCCAAAAGAAAATATATTAATTTTAAGTAAAAAGTGTTTTGGTAAAATTATAGGAACCATACTAAATTTTATATTTGTATTATTTTTTTTATTAATATTAACAGAAGCGGCTTCAGGAATAGCAAATATACTTAAAATATATATGATATTTTTTTTAGATAAATATAAAATTTTAATGACAATATTTTTACCAGCAGGTTTTCTTGCATATAAAGGAATTAAGCCTCTTGGAAAGGCTAATGAAACTATTTTTTATTTGACTCTTGTTTCGTTTTTTATTCCTATAGTTGCCTTAAAAGATGGAATGATAATAAATATAATGCCTGTATTTGGTTCTGGTCCAGTTAATATGATAAAGTCTACCAAAGAAACTGCTCTTGCTTATTCTGGAATGGAAGTTTTATTTTTGATTTATCCTTTTTTAGAAGAAAATAAAAGTTTAAAGAAATGTGGTTTAAAGAGCTTATTGATTACTGGAACAGTATATACTTGGTTTACTTTTATTGCTATATATTATTTGGGTATTGATGTTGTACCTAAGTTTATATGGCCTGTAGTTACTACAACAGAAGCTTTAACACTACCAATTATAAATAGTTTTAGATATATATTTATAGTAATGTGGACTTTAATAATGATTAAGATAATAGCAAATTACTATTATTCCCTTACATTTGGATTAAATCAAATAATTAAAAAGATACAAAGAAAAGATTTTATTATTATTGTTTATCCCATAATTTTTTATATATCTTATAAATATGAAAATACCATAATAAGAGGTGCGTTTGCTAGTAAGATTATACCTATATATGTTTTATTTAATTTATCATATGTTTCTTTAATAGCATTTTTAATAAGTGTAAATAATAGAAAAATTTCAATTGAAAAATAA
- a CDS encoding Ger(x)C family spore germination protein: protein MVKHVKKGVKNIMIKISIVLIFLWSFIGTEGQAIEDLAIPIGIGYDLEKRNKGEVYYSIPIATYINDTSGQIKSEVITGKARNIGDTREKRQLKSEKKFLLGLEKMLIISESYAQYGINNIIDILLNSPQVNDNAIMVVCKGKAEDILKHKIEGYSNAAEYMESLIVNSKYYNFFTGEYDFINSVTRVSSEGRNLVLPYIELKEELPQITGFAIFKGDIMVGKIDLQQAKILNLLRKDSGGGIFTMKKGSKRYIDYETKVKRKVKCYKQGEKYKFIIDLNMDGIIASNELYSNFNKDPKVQKEFIKDMENSIEKTCQDFINSYKSQYKVDFLSLGKYAAAKYGRHTGVDWNKVVSESDIYVNVKVKVNAEGRGEY from the coding sequence ATGGTTAAACATGTGAAAAAAGGTGTTAAGAATATAATGATTAAAATATCTATTGTACTGATTTTTTTATGGAGTTTTATAGGTACTGAAGGTCAGGCAATAGAGGATTTAGCTATTCCTATAGGTATAGGATATGACTTGGAAAAAAGAAATAAAGGAGAAGTATATTATAGCATTCCTATTGCAACATACATAAATGATACTTCAGGACAGATAAAAAGTGAGGTTATTACTGGAAAGGCTAGAAATATAGGTGATACTAGGGAGAAGAGGCAATTAAAGTCTGAAAAGAAATTTTTATTAGGCTTAGAAAAAATGCTTATAATAAGTGAAAGTTATGCTCAATATGGTATTAATAATATTATAGATATATTGTTAAATAGTCCTCAAGTAAATGATAATGCGATTATGGTAGTATGCAAAGGAAAAGCTGAAGATATTTTAAAGCATAAAATTGAAGGCTATTCAAATGCTGCAGAATATATGGAATCACTAATTGTAAATTCTAAATACTATAATTTTTTCACTGGTGAATATGATTTTATAAATTCAGTAACAAGAGTTAGTTCCGAAGGAAGAAATTTAGTACTTCCTTATATAGAATTAAAAGAAGAGTTACCTCAAATTACAGGTTTTGCTATATTTAAAGGGGATATAATGGTAGGCAAAATAGATCTGCAGCAAGCTAAAATTTTAAATTTGCTAAGAAAAGATAGTGGAGGTGGAATTTTCACTATGAAAAAAGGATCTAAAAGATATATAGATTACGAAACAAAAGTTAAACGAAAAGTGAAATGTTATAAGCAGGGTGAAAAATATAAATTTATAATTGATTTGAATATGGATGGTATTATAGCATCAAATGAATTATATTCAAATTTTAATAAAGACCCAAAGGTTCAGAAAGAATTTATTAAAGATATGGAAAATTCAATTGAAAAAACATGTCAGGATTTTATAAATAGTTATAAATCTCAGTATAAAGTGGATTTTTTAAGTTTAGGAAAATATGCAGCTGCTAAATATGGTAGGCATACTGGTGTGGATTGGAATAAGGTAGTAAGCGAATCTGACATATACGTAAATGTAAAAGTTAAAGTAAATGCTGAAGGTAGAGGAGAATATTAA
- a CDS encoding Ger(x)C family spore germination protein: MKKKLHTKFIISMILSAIFLWSFIGSKGELVENLSVPIGIGIDIVKNTKQDELYRLPIALYVSDPSGNTTTSTVIVGEANTLGGTRENRQVKNNKRYLLGLEKVYVISEEYARDGVRELIDILVHNPQINDKAFMTICKGKSEDILKYKVEGYANSTEFIEGMIKNSNYFNFFAPQYTMMDLVVRIDAEGRNIVLPYLEIKDDGLKITGIALFNDQKMVAKLDMNEAKILNLLRENKVQGMLTIQKSPKEYINYYAKSKRKVKCYKEGEKFKFIIDLNLKGTIASNELYKNFNKDPKVLKEFTNEMESSIKKQCENFLSVAKCEYKVDFLDLGRVAVAKYGRETGVDWNKAICESDIEVNVKVKVDTEGRGEY; the protein is encoded by the coding sequence ATGAAAAAAAAGTTACACACTAAGTTTATTATTTCCATGATATTAAGTGCAATTTTCTTATGGAGTTTTATAGGGTCAAAGGGTGAATTAGTAGAAAATTTATCTGTACCTATAGGGATAGGAATAGATATAGTAAAAAATACAAAACAAGATGAATTATACAGGCTTCCCATTGCATTATATGTTTCTGATCCTTCGGGTAATACCACAACAAGTACTGTTATTGTTGGAGAAGCCAATACTCTTGGAGGTACTAGGGAAAACAGACAAGTAAAAAATAATAAAAGGTATTTATTAGGGTTGGAAAAAGTATATGTAATAAGTGAAGAGTATGCTAGAGATGGAGTTCGCGAATTAATAGATATATTAGTCCATAATCCTCAAATAAATGATAAGGCCTTTATGACAATATGTAAGGGGAAATCTGAAGATATCTTAAAATATAAAGTAGAAGGGTATGCCAATTCAACAGAGTTTATAGAAGGAATGATCAAAAACTCTAATTACTTCAATTTTTTTGCACCACAATATACTATGATGGATTTAGTAGTGAGAATAGATGCAGAGGGAAGAAATATTGTACTTCCCTATTTAGAAATAAAAGATGATGGTCTCAAAATTACAGGAATTGCTTTATTTAATGACCAAAAAATGGTGGCAAAGTTAGATATGAATGAAGCTAAAATACTAAATTTGCTTAGAGAAAACAAAGTACAAGGTATGTTAACTATACAGAAAAGTCCAAAAGAATATATAAATTATTATGCAAAATCTAAAAGAAAAGTTAAATGCTATAAAGAAGGTGAAAAATTTAAGTTTATAATAGATTTGAATTTAAAAGGTACTATAGCATCAAATGAACTATATAAAAATTTTAATAAAGATCCTAAGGTATTAAAAGAGTTTACAAATGAAATGGAAAGTTCAATAAAAAAACAATGTGAAAATTTTCTAAGTGTGGCTAAATGTGAGTACAAAGTAGATTTTTTGGACTTGGGAAGAGTAGCAGTGGCTAAATATGGAAGAGAAACAGGAGTAGATTGGAACAAGGCTATTTGTGAATCAGATATAGAAGTAAATGTAAAAGTAAAAGTTGATACTGAAGGTAGGGGAGAATATTAA
- a CDS encoding GerAB/ArcD/ProY family transporter has product MGNEKTNTITVTQFAVISLGSMIGIGILILPNDVVKVAKQDGWIACILGIAYPLYMISIALYMSNKFPKDNILTLSKRCFGRILGGIFNFIFVMFFLFLLTEVAAGTCNVFLIYVVNFLNRKKIIAIIFLVPAFIAYKGISTLGRLGEVIFCCTLPIIFIPIAALKQGSFLNVMPVFGSGIINIIKSSKETAFAYSGVEVIFLIYPFLESRKKIKQYSIGAAVITSIIYTWITFVTIFYLGIEVIPKFLWSVVTLSESVIIPVINSFRYIFMMLWSLIMFRTMSNFYFAMVCGLSQFTKHISRKQFVFLMYPITFYLSMKYGNPTIRRNFLSKTVPLYVLFNLVYVSAVALLLAIKKGDQYEKKVTH; this is encoded by the coding sequence ATGGGTAATGAGAAAACAAACACCATAACTGTTACCCAATTTGCAGTTATATCCTTGGGTAGTATGATTGGAATTGGAATATTGATTTTACCTAATGATGTAGTGAAGGTTGCAAAACAGGATGGATGGATTGCATGTATACTAGGTATAGCATATCCTTTATATATGATTAGTATAGCGCTGTATATGTCTAATAAGTTTCCCAAAGATAATATACTAACATTAAGTAAAAGATGTTTTGGAAGGATTTTAGGTGGAATTTTTAATTTTATATTTGTAATGTTTTTTCTATTTTTGTTGACAGAGGTAGCAGCAGGAACATGTAATGTTTTTTTAATATATGTAGTTAACTTTTTAAATAGAAAAAAAATAATAGCAATTATATTTTTGGTGCCAGCATTTATTGCATATAAAGGTATCAGTACTTTAGGTAGGTTAGGAGAAGTTATTTTTTGCTGTACTCTTCCTATAATTTTTATTCCTATAGCAGCTTTAAAACAAGGTAGTTTTTTAAATGTTATGCCTGTATTTGGTTCTGGGATAATAAATATAATAAAATCATCTAAGGAAACTGCATTTGCTTATTCTGGAGTAGAAGTTATTTTCTTGATATACCCTTTTTTAGAAAGTAGAAAAAAAATCAAACAATATAGTATAGGAGCTGCAGTGATTACTTCAATTATTTATACTTGGATAACTTTTGTAACCATATTTTATTTAGGAATTGAAGTTATTCCTAAATTTTTATGGTCTGTTGTAACCTTATCTGAATCAGTAATAATACCTGTAATAAATAGCTTTAGATATATATTTATGATGTTATGGTCTCTTATAATGTTTAGAACCATGTCTAATTTTTATTTTGCAATGGTTTGCGGATTAAGTCAATTTACTAAACATATAAGTAGAAAACAATTTGTTTTTTTGATGTATCCAATAACTTTTTATTTATCTATGAAATATGGAAATCCAACTATAAGAAGAAATTTTTTAAGCAAGACAGTTCCTTTATATGTACTTTTTAATTTAGTATATGTTTCTGCTGTAGCTCTTCTATTGGCTATAAAAAAAGGAGATCAATATGAAAAAAAAGTTACACACTAA
- a CDS encoding spore germination protein — translation MDNKKLILQQNLDEIKNLMGNGIQLVTKNFVIGSKEPIEACIIYVNGLINKDMIDRDILNPLMLHIEENLSGIPQIEDYVCKRYITISNTQLEKDINKAVDAVKRGKTLMLIQESSSFIIIDTTGGNFRAISDPMNETSVRGPRDSFIENLETNLSIIRRRLKDRNLKMETLTLGVRSQTDVVITYIDDIVDKNLLKRVKDRIQAIDVDSVLASSTIEQLIEEHPYSIFPQSFATERPDIVQANLLEGRIALVVEGAPFVVTLPSLFVDFFQTVEDYYHRTIVSSFTRIIKSIAVFIVITLSSVYITLIKFNSELIPLTFIQSIIESRKGIALTPFMSILSMNLVIEFLREGGLRLPSKIGQTVSVVGGIIIGDAALKAKIVSSLTLLIVGVTTTASFLIPSYEMSLSIRMINYPMIILANWLGALGIAIGWFFLIAYLCALDSYGVPYLSFHKSDLKDIFIRAPIWKMNKRPEAIPNNNPIRQKNFRWKFRRGKNG, via the coding sequence ATGGATAATAAAAAGCTTATCTTACAACAAAATTTGGATGAAATTAAGAATTTAATGGGAAATGGAATACAACTAGTAACTAAGAATTTTGTTATAGGAAGTAAAGAACCTATTGAGGCATGTATTATTTATGTAAATGGTCTGATAAATAAAGATATGATTGATAGGGATATTTTGAATCCATTAATGCTTCACATAGAGGAAAATTTAAGTGGTATACCACAAATTGAAGATTATGTATGTAAAAGATATATAACTATTAGTAATACCCAATTAGAAAAAGATATAAATAAAGCTGTAGATGCTGTAAAGAGAGGAAAAACTTTGATGTTGATCCAAGAAAGCAGCAGTTTTATTATAATAGACACAACAGGTGGAAACTTTAGAGCTATATCTGATCCTATGAATGAAACCTCAGTAAGAGGTCCAAGAGATTCCTTTATAGAAAATTTGGAAACTAATTTAAGTATTATAAGAAGAAGATTGAAAGATAGGAATTTAAAAATGGAGACATTAACTTTGGGTGTGAGATCACAAACAGATGTAGTAATTACATATATAGATGATATAGTAGATAAAAATTTATTAAAAAGAGTGAAAGATAGGATACAGGCTATAGATGTGGATAGTGTTTTAGCAAGCTCTACCATTGAACAACTAATAGAAGAACATCCTTATAGTATTTTTCCACAATCCTTTGCTACAGAAAGACCAGATATAGTTCAAGCGAATTTATTGGAAGGAAGGATAGCTTTAGTTGTAGAAGGAGCTCCTTTTGTTGTGACTTTACCAAGTTTATTTGTAGATTTTTTTCAAACAGTAGAAGATTATTACCATAGAACAATAGTATCATCTTTTACTAGAATAATAAAATCTATAGCAGTTTTTATAGTAATCACACTTTCAAGTGTATATATAACCTTAATAAAATTTAATTCAGAACTAATACCATTAACTTTTATACAATCTATTATTGAATCAAGAAAAGGTATAGCTTTAACACCATTTATGTCTATATTGTCTATGAATTTGGTTATAGAATTTTTAAGAGAAGGAGGACTTAGATTACCAAGTAAGATAGGTCAGACTGTAAGTGTAGTAGGTGGAATTATTATAGGAGATGCAGCACTTAAAGCTAAAATTGTAAGCTCACTTACGTTACTTATAGTTGGTGTTACAACTACTGCATCTTTTTTAATACCTAGCTATGAAATGTCTCTTTCTATAAGGATGATAAATTATCCTATGATAATACTAGCTAACTGGTTAGGAGCATTAGGAATAGCCATAGGGTGGTTTTTTCTAATAGCTTATCTTTGTGCATTGGATAGCTATGGAGTTCCTTATTTATCTTTTCATAAGAGTGATTTAAAAGATATTTTTATAAGAGCGCCTATATGGAAGATGAACAAAAGACCTGAAGCTATACCTAACAACAATCCTATAAGACAAAAGAATTTCAGATGGAAATTTAGGAGGGGCAAAAATGGGTAA
- a CDS encoding FmdE family protein: MNKELWEKCVEFHGHSCPGLAIGYKVSEAAKKKMGLNYSKDEEIVCVTENDACCVDAVQVLTGCSIGKGNLVYKDSGKMAFTFFNRKNNEALRIVLKPLDKSEDREKRMEYILNADIEDLFLFKTPKFKVPEKARLFNSIICENCGESTAEHKIRLMDGKKVCIDCFNDYSRGF; encoded by the coding sequence ATGAATAAAGAATTGTGGGAAAAGTGTGTAGAATTTCATGGACATTCATGTCCAGGCTTAGCTATAGGTTATAAAGTTAGTGAAGCTGCTAAAAAAAAGATGGGATTAAACTATTCTAAAGATGAAGAAATCGTTTGCGTAACAGAAAATGATGCTTGCTGTGTAGATGCAGTACAAGTATTAACAGGTTGTTCTATAGGCAAAGGTAATTTAGTTTATAAGGATTCTGGCAAAATGGCATTTACATTTTTCAATAGAAAGAATAATGAAGCCTTGAGAATAGTTTTAAAACCATTAGACAAGTCTGAAGATAGAGAAAAGCGTATGGAGTATATATTGAATGCTGATATCGAAGACTTATTTTTATTTAAGACACCAAAATTTAAAGTGCCAGAAAAGGCTAGGCTTTTTAATAGCATTATCTGTGAAAACTGTGGAGAAAGTACTGCAGAACATAAGATAAGACTTATGGATGGCAAAAAGGTTTGTATAGATTGCTTCAATGATTATTCAAGAGGATTTTAG
- the cbiM gene encoding cobalt transporter CbiM, with protein MHIPDNYLSPSTCAVMGVIMLPVWTKSVKKVKEEVSKRKMPILGVCAAVSFLVMMFNVPVPGGTTAHAVGATLIAILVGPYAATISVSIALLIQALFFGDGGILAYGANTFNMAFIMPFVGYYIYRFIKNRVNSEKGEYIAAFIGGYIGILAAAFCASIEFGIQPLLFKDAAGAAIYCPYTLSVSVPAMILPHLLVGMLEGAITAGVYAYVKKMSPGIIYEGRKTNKKSLYGLLGALIVLCPLGLLASGTAWGEWDAEEMKSLVGYVPKAFENGFNFSAIAPDYAPGGMPEKLGYVVSAIAGVAILLIIFKVIASVKKEKDLQDKAS; from the coding sequence ATGCATATTCCAGATAATTATTTAAGTCCATCAACTTGTGCAGTAATGGGGGTTATTATGCTGCCAGTGTGGACAAAATCAGTGAAAAAAGTGAAAGAAGAAGTAAGCAAGAGAAAAATGCCTATACTTGGTGTATGTGCAGCTGTATCATTTCTTGTAATGATGTTTAATGTGCCAGTTCCAGGAGGTACTACAGCTCATGCAGTAGGAGCAACTTTAATAGCAATATTAGTAGGGCCATATGCGGCAACTATATCTGTCAGTATAGCATTATTAATTCAAGCACTATTTTTTGGAGATGGTGGAATACTTGCCTATGGAGCAAATACGTTTAATATGGCTTTTATAATGCCGTTTGTTGGATATTATATTTATAGATTTATAAAAAATAGAGTAAACAGTGAAAAAGGTGAATACATAGCAGCCTTTATTGGTGGCTATATTGGAATACTAGCAGCAGCTTTTTGTGCATCAATTGAATTTGGAATACAACCATTATTATTTAAAGATGCAGCAGGTGCAGCAATTTACTGTCCTTATACATTAAGTGTCTCAGTTCCAGCTATGATTTTACCTCATTTACTTGTAGGAATGTTAGAAGGAGCAATAACAGCAGGAGTTTATGCTTATGTAAAAAAGATGTCACCTGGTATCATATATGAAGGAAGAAAAACAAACAAAAAATCTTTATATGGATTACTTGGTGCTTTAATAGTATTATGTCCATTAGGACTTTTAGCTAGTGGAACTGCTTGGGGAGAATGGGATGCAGAAGAAATGAAATCATTAGTTGGATATGTACCTAAAGCTTTTGAAAATGGATTTAATTTTAGTGCAATAGCACCAGATTATGCTCCAGGAGGAATGCCTGAAAAACTAGGTTATGTTGTTTCAGCTATAGCCGGAGTGGCAATTTTATTAATTATATTTAAAGTAATTGCTTCAGTTAAAAAAGAAAAAGATTTACAAGATAAAGCATCATAA
- the lipA gene encoding lipoyl synthase: protein MHQRKPEWLRVKIRGGEISGNVQEILKKYSLNTVCREANCPNRMECFNKRTATFMILGKNCTRNCTFCNVTKEKPEVVDYEEPHNVAQAVDKLNLKHTVITSVTRDDIEDGGASHFAKVIDEIKELNKNITIEVLIPDFKGNEEALKKVVSAKPDIINHNVETTPRLYSEVRPMAVYDRSLKLLQRVKEMDDSIMTKSGFMLGLGESEEDVIGILKDLKSINCEIVTIGQYLAPSSKHHPVIEYVHPSIFEKYEKIALDMGFKHVFSAPLVRSSYYAEQVFSS from the coding sequence ATGCATCAAAGAAAACCAGAATGGCTAAGAGTAAAAATAAGAGGGGGAGAGATTTCTGGTAATGTCCAAGAAATACTAAAGAAATATTCTTTAAATACAGTTTGCAGAGAAGCAAATTGTCCAAATAGAATGGAATGCTTTAACAAGAGGACAGCCACATTCATGATACTTGGAAAGAATTGTACTCGTAATTGTACTTTTTGTAATGTAACAAAAGAAAAACCAGAAGTGGTTGATTATGAGGAACCACATAATGTAGCACAAGCAGTTGATAAGTTAAATCTTAAGCATACTGTCATAACTTCTGTAACAAGAGATGATATTGAAGATGGTGGAGCATCACATTTTGCAAAAGTAATAGATGAAATAAAAGAATTGAATAAAAATATTACTATAGAGGTATTAATACCTGATTTTAAAGGAAACGAAGAGGCTTTGAAAAAGGTAGTAAGTGCTAAACCTGATATAATAAATCATAATGTAGAAACAACACCAAGACTTTATAGTGAAGTAAGACCTATGGCAGTGTATGATAGATCGTTGAAACTTTTACAGCGAGTAAAAGAAATGGATGATTCAATAATGACTAAGTCTGGCTTTATGTTGGGACTTGGAGAAAGTGAAGAAGATGTAATAGGAATACTTAAGGATTTAAAAAGCATTAATTGTGAAATTGTAACTATAGGCCAATATTTGGCACCTTCCTCAAAACATCATCCAGTAATAGAGTATGTGCATCCAAGCATATTTGAAAAATATGAGAAGATAGCCTTAGATATGGGGTTTAAACATGTTTTTTCTGCTCCTTTAGTTAGAAGTTCTTATTATGCAGAACAGGTATTTAGTTCTTAA
- a CDS encoding lipoate--protein ligase, whose protein sequence is MIFVKNDNTNPYINHAIEEYMLKNFEEDCFMLWRNERCILIGKNQNTLSEINMNYVKEHNLPVVRRMSGGGAIFNDLGNLHFTFIANNSENRFADFSKFTYPIINALKKIGINADLSGRNDLTIDGKKFSGNAQYNYKNKILHHGSILFSAGIRDLTSALKVKNIKFQDKSVKSVESRVTNINEHLKTLMSLEKFKEFLADSIMSEHKEVKIYELTEEDWINVKKISDEKYSTWQWNYGKSPKFNYFNEKKFLGGIVQANINVEKGLISSIKLYGDFFSESDIIELESILTGIRYNEKNVRDILKNISIEKYMSNINEDNLIQVMFN, encoded by the coding sequence ATGATTTTTGTTAAGAATGATAATACTAATCCATATATTAATCATGCTATTGAAGAATATATGCTAAAAAATTTTGAAGAAGATTGTTTTATGTTATGGAGAAACGAACGTTGTATATTAATAGGAAAAAATCAGAATACTCTTTCGGAAATAAATATGAATTATGTAAAAGAGCACAATTTACCTGTTGTAAGAAGGATGTCAGGTGGAGGAGCAATTTTTAATGATCTTGGAAATTTACATTTTACTTTTATAGCTAATAATAGTGAAAATCGTTTTGCAGATTTTTCTAAGTTTACATATCCTATTATAAATGCATTAAAGAAAATTGGTATAAATGCTGATTTATCAGGAAGAAATGATTTAACTATAGATGGAAAGAAGTTTTCAGGGAATGCTCAATACAATTATAAAAATAAAATTCTTCACCACGGTAGTATTTTATTCTCAGCTGGTATAAGAGATCTAACATCAGCATTAAAAGTAAAGAATATAAAGTTTCAAGATAAATCGGTTAAATCTGTAGAAAGCAGGGTTACTAATATAAATGAACATCTAAAAACTCTAATGAGTTTAGAGAAATTTAAGGAATTTTTAGCTGATTCTATTATGAGTGAACATAAAGAAGTAAAAATTTATGAATTAACAGAAGAGGATTGGATTAATGTAAAAAAGATTTCTGATGAAAAATATTCTACATGGCAATGGAATTACGGAAAATCTCCTAAGTTCAATTATTTTAATGAAAAAAAGTTTTTAGGAGGAATAGTACAAGCTAATATAAATGTGGAAAAAGGATTAATAAGCAGCATTAAATTATATGGGGATTTTTTTAGTGAAAGCGACATTATTGAATTGGAAAGCATTTTGACTGGAATAAGATATAATGAAAAGAATGTAAGAGATATTTTAAAGAATATATCAATTGAAAAATATATGAGTAATATTAATGAAGATAACTTAATACAAGTAATGTTTAATTAA